Sequence from the Candidatus Rokuibacteriota bacterium genome:
TTACAAGTCAACGCGAAGATGACGTCAGCAGATGAAAGAGTACGACACCGCCTGGCGAGCGGGTCCTGCAGCGCGCCTACTTGATGGCGCCGACGGTGAAGCCAGCGATGAAGCGGTCGACGAAGAAGTTGTAGAGGATGGCGATGGGGACGCTGGTGATGAGGCAGCCGGCCATGATGGAGCCCCAGAAGTAGACATCGCCGTGGACCAGGAAGGTGGGCACGCCGACGCTGACGGTGTAGTTCCGGGCCGCGGTGATGAAGGTCAGGGCGTA
This genomic interval carries:
- a CDS encoding carbohydrate ABC transporter permease codes for the protein WLMMGFFKAVPRDIEEAAMIDGYSRLGAFVRVVVPISLAGILTIVIFTLTLVMQEFVYALTFITAARNYTVSVGVPTFLVHGDVYFWGSIMAGCLITSVPIAILYNFFVDRFIAGFTVGAIK